In one window of Camelina sativa cultivar DH55 chromosome 15, Cs, whole genome shotgun sequence DNA:
- the LOC104747949 gene encoding QWRF motif-containing protein 3-like has protein sequence MKGCEHEQQLKARRGKSREVSSRFLSSPSASSSSPNRRNSTSNSSTKRDDQNNNGMKKHDRMSIGTQVCLGLPNQSSIEVDTKENRRPSPRIDDEGSVILPGRFSVDGCALYRASSTTNSCSLLYESLNDESDSELSDVSYSSSVSTNRSSRNHKPGIKVSSKYLRDLTARPSKGNNNETKPRSQEDLQRANSFRGIENRMKRNNSVARYGSSMSQWALSPGRSLDIQAVTVPSSKLKPPRGKGVGKLINLGFDFFRSKNKSSPLKPKTCDAESVHQLKLMNNRLVQWRFVNARACAANNSVASQEKNQLLCAWDALTKLKHLFLQERIKLQKKNLEMKLNYVLLSQVKHLEAWEDMEREHISALSMTRESLHSVLSRLPLKEGAKMNIESAVTMFKTAETVTDAIISTLNSYAPTMEGGIVPLASQLAEVAAQEKLMLEQCHDLMRMISELEMQERSLKCCFMIQHKQTFDTELG, from the exons ATGAAGGGCTGTGAGCATGAACAGCAACTCAAAGCAAGAAGAGGAAAGTCCCGCGAGGTTAGTTCACGTTTTCTCTCCTCTCCGTccgcgtcttcttcttctcccaacCGCAGAAACTCCACTTCTAATTCATCTACCAAGAGAGATGATCAGAACAACAACGGTATGAAAAAGCATGATAGGATGTCAATTGGCACACAAGTTTGTCTCGGGTTACCAAACCAAAGTAGCATAGAAGTTGACACAAAAGAAAACCGTAGGCCTTCACCGCGGATCGATGATGAGGGCAGCGTCATACTCCCTGGCAGATTCTCCGTTGATGGATGTGCATTGTACAGAGCATCATCAACGACGAACTCATGCTCTCTACTATATGAGTCCTTAAACGATGAATCAGATTCAGAGTTGAGCGATGTATCCTATTCTTCAAGTGTTAGTACTAACCGTTCGTCCCGGAACCATAAACCTGGTATCAAGGTCTCTTCTAAATATCTGCGTGATTTAACAGCTAGACCAAGCAAAGGGAACAACAATGAGACCAAACCAAGGTCACAAGAAGACTTGCAGAGAGCCAATAGCTTTAGGGGCATTGAGAATAGGATGAAGAGGAATAATTCAGTGGCAAGGTACGGAAGTTCCATGTCTCAGTGGGCGCTTTCACCAGGAAGGTCATTGGACATTCAGGCAGTGACAGTTCCAAGTTCAAAACTTAAGCCTCCGAGAGGCAAAGGCGTGGGTAAACTAATCAACCTTGGCTTCGATTTCTTTAGGAGCAAGAACAAGTCTTCACCACTAAAACCAAAGACATGTGACGCAGAATCTGTTCATCAGCTGAAGCTTATGAATAACCGGTTGGTTCAGTGGAGGTTTGTCAATGCTAGAGCCTGTGCTGCAAACAATAGCGTAGCCTCCCAAGAAAAG AACCAGCTACTCTGTGCGTGGGATGCTCTGACCAAGTTAAAACATTTGTTTCTGCAAGAGAGAATCAAACTGCAGAAGAAAAACCTGGAGATGAAGCTGAATTATGTGCTGCTTTCTCAA GTTAAGCATCTTGAAGCTTGGGAGGACATGGAAAGAGAACACATTTCAGCTCTGTCTATGACTAGAGAATCCCTGCATTCTGTTCTTTCCAGGCTTCCCCTCAAAGAAGGTGCAAAG ATGAACATTGAATCAGCTGTAACTATGTTTAAGACCGCAGAAACAGTCACTGATGCTATTATTTCAACTTTAAATAGTTATGCTCCCACG ATGGAGGGTGGTATTGTTCCACTGGCCTCCCAACTTGCGGAAGTGGCTGCACAGGAGAAACTGATGCTGGAGCAATGCCATGATCTTATGAGAATGATTTCCGAGTTAGAG ATGCAGGAGAGGAGCTTGAAGTGCTGCTTCATGATTCAACACAAGCAGACTTTTGATACAGAACTTGGGTAG
- the LOC104747817 gene encoding 60S ribosomal protein L14-1 isoform X1 produces MGFKRFVEIGRVALVNYGNEYGKLVVVVDVVDQNRALVDAPDMERIQMNLKRLSLTDIVIDINRVPKKKVLIEAMDKADVKNKWEKSSWGRKLIVHKRRASLNDFDRFKVMLAKIKRAGIVRQELAKLKKEITA; encoded by the exons ATG GGTTTCAAGAGATTCGTGGAGATCGGGCGAGTGGCGCTTGTTAATTACGGCAATGAATACGGAAAGCTCGTCGTTGTCGTCGATGTAGTCGACCAAAACAGG GCACTTGTAGATGCCCCTGACATGGAGAGGATCCAGATGAATTTGAAGAGGTTGTCTCTTACTGACATCGTCATTGATATCAACAGAGTGCCCAAGAAGAAGGTTTTGATTGAGGCTATGGACAAGGCTG ATGTGAAGAACAAGTGGGAGAAGAGTTCATGGGGTAGGAAACTTATTGTGCACAAGAGAAGAGCTTCCCTCAATGATTTTGACAGGTTCAAGGTCATGTTGGCCAAAATCAAG AGGGCTGGTATCGTAAGGCAGGAGCTTGCTAAGCTAAAAAAGGAGATCACTGCTTGA
- the LOC104747819 gene encoding TBC1 domain family member 15-like gives MICCGFMWKSGGEDLQGFYPVRPECQSDVPRTRFKSRAGKTLSARRWHAAFTEDGHLDMEKVLRRIQRGGIHPSIKGAVWEFLLGCYDPDSTFEERNRLRNRRREQYGAWKEECKKMVPVIGSGKYVTMAVVSENGQPIDESSVENQGWIVKNTVTDERVLQWMLSLHQIGLDVARTDRYLCFYENDTNQSKLWDVLAIYTWLNLDIGYVQGMNDICSPMIILFDDEADAFWCFERAMRRLRENFRATATSMGVQTQLGVLSQVIKTVDPRLHQHLEDLDGGEYLFAIRMLMVLFRREFSFLDALYLWELMWAMEYNPTMFATYEELENRNNAASDPKLLKRYGKFERKYINSGQNEQHRNTLAVFVVASVLQTKNKRLLKEAKGLDDVVQILGDIAGNLDAKKACKEALKIHEKFLKKANSNKQ, from the exons ATGATTTGCTGCGGATTTATGTGGAAATCCGGAGGAGAAGATTTGCAAGGTTTCTATCCTGTTAGACCAGAATGTCAATCAGATGTTCCAAGGACCCGTTTTAAGTCAAGG GCTGGCAAGACTCTTAGTGCTAGAAGATGGCACGCTGCCTTTACTGAAGATGGCCATTTGGATATGGAAAAAGTTCTTAGACGTATACAGCGCGGA GGAATTCATCCCTCCATCAAAGGCGCCGTTTGGGAGTTTTTGTTAGGCTGTTATGATCCAGACAGCACTTTTGAGGAAAGGAACAGGCTGCGTAACCGCAGAAG GGAGCAGTACGGTGCATGGAAAGAAGAATGTAAGAAAATGGTTCCTGTCATTGGTAGTGGCAAGTACGTCACTATGGCAGTGGTTTCAGAAAATGGGCAGCCTATTGACGAATCTTCTGTGGAAAATCAAGGATGGATCGTGAAAAACACCGTTACAGATGAGAGAGTGCTCCAATGGATGCTCTCACTCCACCAGATCG GCCTTGATGTTGCTAGAACAGATCGGTACCTCTGCTTTTATGAGAATGATACTAATCAATCAAAACTATGGGACGTTCTTGCCATATATACATGGTTGAATCTTGACATTGGTTATGTTCAGG GGATGAATGATATATGTTCCCCAATGATAATCCTCTTTGATGATGAAGCCGACGCTTTCTGGTGCTTTGAGCGGGCAATGCGGAGACTT AGAGAAAACTTCAGGGCAACTGCAACATCAATGGGTGTCCAGACTCAGCTGGGTGTGCTCTCACAGGTCATTAAAACAGTGGATCCTCGTCTCCATCAACATCTAG AGGATCTCGATGGTGGGGAGTAT CTGTTTGCTATTCGGATGCTGATGGTACTTTTCAGGAGAGAATTCTCCTTCCTTGACGCTTTGTACCTTTGGGAG CTGATGTGGGCGATGGAGTACAATCCAACCATGTTTGCAACATACGAGGAACTAGAAAACCGAAACAACGCAGCATCCGATCCCAAGTTACTAAAACGGTATGGCAAGTTTGAAAGGAAATACATAAACAGTGGGCAGAACGAGCAACATCGCAATACGCTTGCTGTCTTTGTGGTCGCAAGCGTTCTACAGACGAAGAACAAACGTCTCTTGAAGGAAGCTAAAGGCTTAGACGATGTTGTTCAG ATACTAGGAGACATTGCGGGTAATCTTGACGCTAAAAAAGCATGTAAAGAAGCGTTGAAGATCCATGAAAAATTCCTGAAAAAG GCTAATAGTAATAAGCAATAA